A stretch of Haloprofundus halophilus DNA encodes these proteins:
- a CDS encoding serine/threonine-protein kinase RIO2, whose amino-acid sequence MVKNIAGVMVDLDPEDFYLLSGVEQGMRFGKWVNREKLPEYSGLTAEEVDYRLDRCMRRDLVEKRTIQYEGYRLTFEGYDALALRAFAERDTVDGVGSPLGVGKESDVYEVQSYKPLALKYHREGYTNFREVNRERDYTSENQHVSWLYTARKAAEREHDVLRDLYPSVPVPRPVDQNRHAVVMEKLPGVELARAKLPDEQAVGVLDLVLRELVVAYGLGYVHADMSEYNVSVSEDGITIFDWPQAVDTDHDNAAEFLERDVRNLVGYFERKYPQSMPESVDIDSVARAIADGSFETVREYSGE is encoded by the coding sequence ATGGTGAAGAACATCGCGGGCGTGATGGTGGACCTCGACCCCGAGGACTTCTATCTCCTCTCGGGTGTCGAGCAGGGGATGCGGTTCGGGAAGTGGGTCAACCGCGAGAAGCTACCCGAGTACTCGGGGCTCACCGCGGAGGAGGTCGACTACCGCCTCGACCGCTGCATGCGGCGGGACCTCGTCGAGAAGCGGACTATCCAGTACGAGGGGTACCGCCTCACCTTCGAGGGGTACGACGCCCTGGCGCTTCGGGCGTTCGCCGAGCGCGACACCGTCGACGGCGTCGGCTCGCCGCTCGGCGTCGGCAAGGAGAGCGACGTGTACGAGGTTCAGTCGTACAAGCCGCTGGCGCTGAAGTACCACCGCGAGGGGTACACGAACTTCCGGGAGGTGAACCGCGAACGCGACTACACCTCGGAGAACCAGCACGTTTCGTGGCTCTACACCGCCCGGAAAGCCGCCGAACGCGAACACGACGTGCTCCGCGATCTCTACCCCAGCGTCCCCGTGCCGCGACCCGTCGACCAGAACCGCCACGCGGTCGTGATGGAGAAACTCCCCGGAGTGGAACTCGCGCGCGCGAAGCTCCCGGACGAACAGGCCGTCGGCGTGCTCGACCTCGTCCTCCGGGAGCTCGTCGTCGCCTACGGACTCGGCTACGTCCACGCCGACATGAGCGAGTACAACGTCTCGGTCAGCGAGGACGGCATCACCATCTTCGACTGGCCGCAAGCGGTCGACACCGACCACGACAACGCCGCCGAGTTCCTCGAACGCGACGTGCGAAATCTGGTCGGCTACTTCGAGCGAAAATACCCCCAATCGATGCCCGAATCGGTCGATATCGACTCTGTCGCCCGTGCTATCGCCGACGGCTCGTTCGAGACAGTACGGGAGTACAGCGGAGAGTAA
- a CDS encoding DedA family protein produces the protein MRTRSASKRNRHCFGRDFYGWVRVGDKNDAPGARTEPVPSGLTQTALDLVAQYGYLAIFVFTFLESSMLFPLLPSEVVLPVGAGLIVTGAASFALFVAATTAGVVVGSVVAYRFFGEKGHDALEAHGGAVDVSERRLAFAQRWFEKWGEGSVLWGRLLPVLRSVISLPAGFAGMRMWKFLFYTAVGGLMFNVAVAAVVYYGRQQSVYHVASEILRTQFGRLLGVASANPALSAVFVLAAVTVAVVTWRTVERAANGTR, from the coding sequence ATGCGAACTCGCAGCGCGAGTAAGCGCAACCGACACTGCTTCGGGCGGGATTTCTACGGTTGGGTTCGCGTCGGCGACAAGAACGATGCGCCCGGCGCGCGTACGGAGCCTGTGCCCTCCGGACTCACCCAGACGGCGCTGGACCTCGTCGCCCAGTACGGCTACCTCGCCATCTTCGTCTTCACGTTTCTGGAGTCCTCGATGCTGTTTCCGCTGCTGCCGAGCGAGGTAGTGCTCCCTGTGGGCGCGGGGCTGATAGTCACCGGGGCCGCCTCGTTCGCCCTGTTCGTCGCCGCGACGACCGCCGGCGTCGTCGTCGGTAGCGTCGTCGCGTACCGCTTTTTCGGCGAGAAGGGTCACGACGCCCTCGAAGCTCACGGCGGCGCAGTCGACGTCTCCGAGCGACGGCTGGCGTTCGCCCAGCGGTGGTTCGAGAAGTGGGGCGAGGGTTCGGTGCTGTGGGGGCGACTGCTTCCCGTCCTCCGGTCGGTCATCTCGCTGCCCGCCGGATTCGCCGGGATGCGGATGTGGAAGTTCCTCTTCTACACCGCCGTCGGCGGGTTGATGTTCAACGTCGCAGTCGCCGCCGTCGTCTACTACGGGCGACAGCAGTCGGTGTACCACGTCGCGAGCGAGATACTCCGGACGCAGTTCGGTCGACTCCTCGGGGTCGCCAGCGCGAACCCGGCGCTGTCTGCCGTCTTCGTTCTCGCTGCCGTGACCGTGGCCGTCGTCACCTGGCGCACAGTCGAGCGAGCGGCGAACGGGACTCGGTGA
- a CDS encoding NAD(P)/FAD-dependent oxidoreductase, producing the protein MTDVAVIGGGPAGLSAALFTAKNGLDTVVFDTDETWMHKAHLFNYLGVRSLAGDEFMSIARGQTEDRGAELREEKVTGVESTGEGFTVATEDDDVDARYVVFATGAKRDLAEELGCETSDNDTIDVDLSMETSVEGAYATGAMVRDQEWQAVISAGDGGAAALDILSKEKGEHYHDFDTPGDVPSLRDEEA; encoded by the coding sequence ATGACGGACGTAGCAGTCATCGGCGGCGGTCCGGCGGGGCTGAGCGCGGCGCTCTTTACGGCGAAGAACGGCCTCGACACCGTCGTCTTCGACACCGACGAGACGTGGATGCACAAGGCGCACCTGTTCAACTACCTCGGCGTCCGAAGTCTGGCGGGCGACGAGTTCATGTCTATCGCGCGCGGGCAGACCGAGGACCGCGGCGCTGAGTTGCGCGAGGAGAAGGTCACCGGCGTCGAATCGACCGGCGAGGGCTTCACCGTCGCGACCGAGGACGACGACGTCGACGCGCGGTACGTCGTGTTCGCCACGGGCGCGAAGAGAGACCTCGCGGAGGAACTCGGCTGCGAGACGAGCGACAACGACACCATCGACGTCGATCTGAGCATGGAGACCAGCGTCGAGGGAGCGTACGCGACGGGCGCGATGGTTCGCGACCAGGAGTGGCAGGCGGTCATCTCGGCGGGCGACGGGGGCGCGGCGGCGCTGGACATCCTCTCGAAGGAGAAAGGCGAGCACTACCACGACTTCGACACGCCCGGTGACGTCCCGTCGTTGCGCGACGAAGAGGCGTAG
- a CDS encoding LysE family translocator, with protein MLDALSVVEVETLAAFVPASLALILAPGPDTIYVLSQSVGARRRVGVAAAAGVSVGVLVHTAAAAVGLSVLLRESTLAFRLVKYLGAAYLVYLGVRTLRGTDAERSEPPSHDVDAGPVESVSGVDGTRRDALSTRAQSGFLRGVAVNVSNPKVALFFLAFLPQFVGGSGTTAQLATLGSVYATLTLAYLGGVALFATRVGALVGDGGGGRAFRWLSGGALLALGGSLLVETNA; from the coding sequence GTGCTGGACGCGCTCTCGGTGGTCGAGGTCGAGACGCTCGCGGCGTTCGTCCCGGCGTCGCTCGCGCTGATTCTCGCGCCCGGCCCCGACACGATCTACGTGCTGTCGCAGTCGGTCGGGGCCCGCCGACGCGTCGGCGTCGCCGCCGCCGCGGGCGTGAGCGTCGGCGTTCTCGTCCACACGGCGGCGGCGGCCGTCGGGCTCTCGGTGTTGCTCCGTGAGTCGACGCTCGCGTTCCGACTGGTGAAGTATCTCGGGGCGGCGTATCTGGTGTATCTCGGCGTCCGGACCCTCCGCGGAACCGACGCCGAACGTTCGGAGCCGCCGAGTCACGACGTCGACGCCGGCCCCGTCGAGAGCGTGAGCGGCGTCGACGGTACTCGTCGCGATGCGCTGTCGACACGCGCCCAGAGCGGCTTCCTCCGAGGTGTCGCGGTCAACGTCTCGAACCCGAAAGTCGCGCTGTTCTTCTTGGCCTTCCTGCCCCAGTTCGTCGGTGGGAGCGGAACGACGGCGCAGTTGGCCACGCTCGGGAGCGTGTACGCGACGTTGACGCTCGCGTATCTCGGCGGCGTCGCGCTGTTCGCCACGCGAGTCGGCGCGTTGGTCGGCGACGGCGGGGGTGGACGGGCGTTCCGGTGGCTCAGCGGCGGCGCGTTGCTCGCGCTGGGCGGGTCGTTGCTCGTCGAGACGAACGCCTGA
- a CDS encoding TrmB family transcriptional regulator yields MDDAALGNVLQQFGLSDKEIDTYLTLLEHGEAKASTVADAAGVSKRYVYSISEKLEDRGFVSVNDHVVPTTIRANPPEEVIESLTKNIETMRPALEARYSQVAPQTERFEVIKSRVTVLKRIRSLIDDADEEVTLSIPASNLDEVADSLRAAVDRGVLVLLVVADADSSLQTELEGVASVARAWTEPMPTMLTADQRAGLVAPTEMIARTNSGTRAIAFTEPRLGPVIVGSFLGNYWPMAQQVYVTEPVSLPATYTNFRQTVLQTTLHLRANTPLRARIRGRRTRGRDGSDELVGHVVDVRQGLAAPSNNSFPVENTLVVETADGLVTVGGGGAFVEDVEAESVTLERAEVRDADDG; encoded by the coding sequence ATGGACGACGCCGCACTCGGAAACGTGCTCCAACAGTTCGGTCTCTCGGACAAGGAGATAGACACGTACCTCACGCTCTTGGAACACGGGGAGGCGAAGGCGAGCACCGTCGCCGACGCCGCCGGCGTCTCGAAACGCTACGTCTACAGCATCAGCGAGAAACTCGAAGACCGCGGTTTCGTCTCGGTGAACGACCACGTCGTGCCGACGACGATTCGGGCGAACCCGCCGGAGGAAGTCATCGAGTCGTTGACGAAGAACATCGAGACGATGCGCCCGGCGCTGGAGGCGCGCTACTCGCAGGTCGCCCCGCAGACCGAGCGGTTCGAGGTCATCAAATCGCGCGTGACAGTGCTCAAACGGATTCGCTCGCTCATCGACGACGCCGACGAGGAGGTGACGCTGTCGATTCCGGCGTCGAACCTCGACGAGGTCGCCGACTCGCTCCGCGCCGCCGTCGACCGCGGGGTGCTCGTGTTGCTGGTGGTCGCCGACGCCGATAGCAGCCTGCAGACGGAGCTAGAAGGGGTCGCCAGCGTCGCGCGCGCGTGGACCGAACCGATGCCGACGATGCTCACCGCCGACCAGCGGGCCGGACTCGTCGCGCCGACGGAGATGATCGCCCGGACCAACAGCGGCACGCGTGCCATCGCCTTCACCGAACCGCGTCTCGGCCCGGTCATCGTCGGCTCGTTTCTCGGCAACTACTGGCCGATGGCCCAGCAGGTGTACGTCACCGAACCGGTGTCGCTGCCGGCGACGTACACGAACTTCCGTCAGACCGTCCTCCAGACGACGCTGCACCTGCGTGCGAACACGCCCCTCCGCGCGAGAATCCGCGGCCGCCGCACCCGCGGCCGGGACGGCTCCGACGAACTCGTCGGCCACGTCGTCGACGTTCGGCAGGGGCTCGCCGCGCCCTCGAACAACTCCTTCCCGGTCGAGAACACGTTGGTCGTCGAGACGGCCGACGGGCTGGTCACCGTCGGCGGCGGCGGGGCGTTCGTCGAAGACGTCGAAGCCGAGAGCGTGACGCTCGAACGCGCGGAGGTTCGGGACGCGGACGACGGGTAA